One window of the Candidatus Poribacteria bacterium genome contains the following:
- a CDS encoding YjbQ family protein: MIYKFNVKTKSRVEFIDITSQVREIVRESGVGEGVCYVFAPHTTAAITINENADPDVVRDIIYELNKIIPFEDRYAHVEGNSAAHIKSTLVGSSEVVLIEDGDLLLGTWQAIYLCEFDGPRTRRVFVKVAEC; the protein is encoded by the coding sequence ATGATTTACAAGTTTAACGTGAAAACCAAATCGAGAGTCGAATTCATCGATATCACCTCTCAGGTGCGCGAGATCGTGAGGGAAAGCGGAGTCGGTGAAGGCGTATGTTACGTTTTCGCCCCTCACACCACAGCGGCGATCACCATAAACGAAAACGCTGACCCGGACGTGGTAAGGGACATCATATATGAATTGAACAAGATCATACCGTTTGAGGATAGATATGCCCATGTGGAGGGCAACTCCGCCGCGCACATAAAATCGACTCTGGTCGGCTCCTCTGAGGTGGTCCTTATAGAAGACGGTGACCTGCTGCTGGGCACATGGCAGGCGATCTACCTCTGTGAGTTCGACGGCCCCCGAACGAGAAGGGTCTTCGTCAAAGTGGCGGAATGTTAA
- the amrS gene encoding AmmeMemoRadiSam system radical SAM enzyme: MKEAMLYEKLDGNRVRCGLCNHRCLIPDGQRGICRVRENRGGTLYSLVYAKAIAAHVDPIEKKPIFHLAPGSASMSIATVGCNFRCPFCQNWQISQIQDPKGRIKGQDFPPEDVVATAKHYRCRSISYTYTEPTIFFEYAYDTAKLAHEEGLYNIFVTNGFMTVEALETIDGYLDAANVDLKSFRDETYRRLGGRLEGVLESLKAMKGLGVWVEVTTLLVPGFNDSKEEIRDIARFISKELGPETPWHISRFHPDYRMLDSRPTPISTIQMAREIGFEEGLRYVYSGNVPGDPGENTYCHNCGALLVERFGFRVVQNRIRHSKCPDCGTPVSGVEMSG, from the coding sequence ATGAAAGAGGCTATGCTTTACGAAAAACTGGATGGTAATAGGGTCAGGTGTGGTCTTTGCAATCACAGATGCTTAATCCCCGACGGCCAGAGGGGAATATGTAGGGTGCGCGAAAATCGAGGTGGTACGCTCTACTCGCTGGTCTACGCCAAAGCCATCGCCGCTCATGTCGATCCGATAGAGAAAAAGCCCATCTTCCATCTGGCGCCCGGGTCAGCATCGATGTCCATAGCTACGGTGGGATGTAACTTCAGATGTCCGTTTTGCCAGAACTGGCAGATATCACAGATTCAGGATCCGAAGGGGAGGATAAAGGGGCAGGATTTCCCGCCTGAAGATGTCGTCGCCACGGCAAAGCACTATCGATGTAGGAGCATTTCCTACACATATACTGAGCCGACCATATTTTTCGAATACGCCTACGACACGGCGAAACTCGCCCATGAGGAGGGCCTTTACAACATCTTCGTCACGAACGGCTTTATGACCGTGGAGGCCCTTGAAACAATAGACGGATATCTCGACGCCGCCAATGTGGACCTTAAATCCTTTCGCGATGAGACTTACAGGAGGTTGGGCGGCAGGCTGGAAGGGGTGTTAGAGTCGCTCAAAGCCATGAAAGGGCTCGGCGTCTGGGTTGAGGTAACTACCCTGCTCGTGCCGGGGTTCAACGACTCGAAGGAGGAGATCAGAGACATAGCAAGGTTCATCTCCAAGGAGCTCGGCCCGGAAACACCATGGCACATATCGAGGTTCCATCCGGACTACAGGATGCTCGATTCACGTCCCACTCCCATCTCGACCATCCAGATGGCCCGCGAGATAGGGTTTGAGGAGGGGCTCAGATACGTCTACTCCGGAAATGTCCCCGGAGATCCAGGTGAGAATACCTATTGCCACAACTGTGGAGCCCTCTTGGTAGAGCGCTTCGGGTTCAGGGTTGTTCAGAACAGAATACGTCATTCAAAGTGTCCTGACTGTGGGACACCGGTCAGCGGCGTGGAGATGTCAGGGTGA